The Coccidioides posadasii str. Silveira chromosome 2, complete sequence genomic interval GATGAGAAAGTGGTTGAGCTCCAGATGGGAAGATGGAGAGAAGATGTCTGAATAATAACGGGGAGAGGTTTTGAGAAGGGCCAGCAGGCAAAAGGCACGCCAGGTTAAGTTACGGTTGGTTTTGAATCTAAGACTGTTTGGGTCAATTTGCATGCTTTGGCCAATCGATTATTAAAGTGGACCACACAGGAGTCACGACCGCCCAGATACACATATACATTCCATACGGGTTTGTCCTTCGTAACGCCTACACCAACAACAAGTCAGCTTGCTGCTGGGTTGTGAGTGACTGATGGCTTTGCTCATTCAAGTTCTAGCTACAAGCTGATGGTGTTTTCCGGTGAGAATACCCGGGTTTTGCACTCCTGACGACGGAGCTGCCATACCATCTCCACGACCCTTGGCACTCACTTAAACAGGCCTGACTGGCCGTCCTATCCAGAGCCAGAATGCTCCGGAGACGACTAACTGACTAACTTCTCTCTGCTTCCGCTGGCCATTCATAAATTGGCGTTTAAGCCTGCCGACAGCTACCTAACCCATGTAGGTATGAATGGGTGTACTTCAACGGAGCACTCCGTTGACTCTTGATGATCCTTGTAGCATGTTCCAAGAAAGCCACTTAGTCAGGGTTCTCCATTCAAAATTCACAACATAGATGAAGCAGAATCTCCGCTTTCAACAAAGCAACGCTGCCGATGCCTTTTTTTAACACTTTCGCACCAGCCAACTCCCAATCACCTTCCCTCCCCACAGGTAACTCAAACCTACTGTTGATGAAACGGGACAGAGAGTGTCACGGGTTCAAGTTTTTCTGATCAATATTGCAGAAAAGGGCTGGGCGAGGATCACAATCCAGGATTGCATGTCACGCTCGGGGATAGCCGCCATACAGAGAAACACTGGGTCGAAAGGTGATGCGAATCAAGCCTGAAAACTCTTCGCAAGGCAGAGCCTCTCCTTCTGGAGTACCCCGGCAGTCAGGCGATTCTGGAGCTACGATCCTGCTCGTGCGGAGTAGGACAAGAGAAACGCAGACGCCTTCTCGGCCCAAGCCATACGGGAGCTCCGCACCTATGGCACACCGTACAGGCCTCCCCCACATGCAACGCGGCCACCATGTCTCATCCTCGAAAATAAGCTCCCTGGATGACAGATACCTCTGGTCACCATTGAAGGCCAGCTTCTCTTTAATTTTTTTGAAACCGATTTTCTTTCACTCCAGGCTTGTTCCTTGCCGCGGACCGATTGGGCAGCGTGACTGCCTGTGGCGGTGCACATATCAGTTGTGGCGCTAGTGGCTAACCATGGCTGATCGTGGCTGTTTTTATGTTTGGCCTCTCACCATCCCAACCAAAGGCTGGTTGACAGCCGTTTCCTTTCAGCTATGTTTCAGCTCACAGCTTTCGTTAATCTCTCCAATCCAAACCAACACTACAGCCACCCTGGAGTTCAGTTTGCGGGAGCGTGCTGGAGTCCCGGTGCAAGCACAAGGCTGACTTTGCACAGCCACACTATCCCCGGGCCAATTTGAGCCAGGGGCCCAAAGCAAATCCAACTTTCCATCCATCTTTCGGACCTAAAATGCTAGTTCAAGCGTTATCTCGGCTTCGGTACGTAGCACGGAGTAGTCTTTCTGGGTTGGATGGAGTAGGGCTATCTCAGAGGTCGCTGCTTCGCCCTCTCCTGCTTATCAGCAATTTCATGCATAATCATAAGCTGCTGCATGGAGGTACGCTCTGTATACACATATGGTAGAGGCCGCGTGTACAGAGTATTGTTATCAGGTATGCAAAAAAGTTCCCCGCTGAGATCGGAACAGGGAAGAGCTATGAGTGCTCCATAAAGCCGATGTGTAATCTTTATATGCATCGCCGCTAGACGCGGTTCCAACACGGTCTACTCAGGTATTCGTGATGGAAAAGATTGTAAGcgtgtgtactccgtacactgTAACACTTGCCCAGCTTGTCTCGAGCCGTGGACCTCGAACTGTGGCTGGTGAAGattatataatattaatcACATGACCTCACGATCAGTAAGCTGCCTGTTCAAAACTTCGCTTTCACAAATCTCCATGGCTTGAATTGCGGAGTGCGAGCGTCTTCTGCCATTGGTATTCATCTCTGGGAAAATGCAGAAGGTAATACGACGCACGGTCCTTGCCAGCAATCAAGCCAAACGTAAGGCGCGGATTGAGGCTGCTAAGGACCGCCATGAACAGATAAAATCCATATTTCGTGAGAAAGTTGCGCTTCAGCGCAGCCTTCTCGACGAAGCAGCGGAGGAGCGCCGAAACCGACGAGAAGATTGGATGCGAGGCCCCCTAGCGCCGAAAAGGGACTTTGGAGACCGCAATGGGTTATACGGGACCATTTCAACCAACAGGCTCCGGATGCCCAGAGTGCTTGAGGAACAAAGGATAAAATACATGACAATTGCGCCTGGAGATCGAGTGTGCATGGTGCGAGGAAGAGATAGAGGCAAGATCGGCAAAGTTCTCAATGTCGATGCTGAGTCTGAAACTGTTACTATTGAAGGCATCAATATTGTAAGTGCTGCTTGTGGAATACTAGAGGGCCTCTGGAATAATGACTGATGCTTTCCTGGCTTCAAGTACGATGTGGAATTCCCCTCGTTTGCATTGGCTGGGGATAGTGACAAGCGGCCGTTCCGACCGTATCCAGTACCTGTTCCGATCAACGACGTGCGCCTTGTTGTGCCCCTCGAGGATCCTACCACAGGGCAAGTGAAAGACGTCGTGGTTAAGAATGCATACGGTGGTGCTCCGTTCCTCGATCGGCCTTACGGATCAAATACTCCCAAACACACCCGCTACATATCAGGCCTAAATGTTGAGATCCCATGGCCCGAAACGGAGATTCCTGAGTACAAAGACGAGCCAAATGACACGCTTCGTATCGAAGTCGAAGCTAAAACCTACGTTCCTTCCCTCCAATCCTTCCCTATGCCGGAGACCTTAATAGACGAATTGAGAAATAAATACTCCAAGTACCGAACCCGCCATGATCCTGAGTATGTCGCGAAGAAGCAGGAAGCGGATGTGTATCAGGAGTGGCTGAAGACCAGGACGATGCTCACACCGAAGACGCAGTATTTGCAAAAGAAAGTGGAAAAGAGGATTAAGGAACGAGAGCTTACGAAAAACGAAGATGGAAATTACACACTGTCGAAAGACACCGCCAATTTCATCGAGAAGTTCATGGCGAGCAAGCTACAAGGCGCGGCAACTAACGCATCTCCCTCTGCTTGAAACCTTCCCCTTTCCGGATTATGGCGTTTAAAAATGGTGCAATATTAAGGCAGGGAAATATTTTTTGTACGGTTACTACTGTATTATAGCAATAGAAATGTCCATATCATTTGGCGGTCTACCCCTCCTCGAAGCACGAGCTCCCTAGAATATCAAGACAGCATCGCCCCTAGGATTATCCAATTATATGAATAATGAAAGAGTTTGATGATTGTTCATACTCGTAAATATTCCCGGAAGGAGATCCAAATATGGGTGATATCATGTTATGTATTCGCATTGGCCTTCCAGCGTAGATTAAGACGCGTGCCGCCCAGCAAGATTTTCTCCTAGTACGGCCGCGACACGTTCCCATCTCCACGCAACTCATATTTGCACTGCTCCATATTTTATTCGCCCTTATTCAAGATGGGCTTCGTAAGTGTTAACAATAGCCAAATCATTAACAAGGCATTCGGGCCCAATCAACCCTTACAACAGAGAATCTATCAGGCTCTCGGTAGGCGCCTATCGCTCTCCTCTGGCGGAACATTCCACACGCAATGAGCTTCCGCACACGCGAATGGACCATCAGAAGCTAACAAGAGTTATATGACAGCGGCCTCGCCGGACCTACGTCCTCTATTCGAAGATATTGCAAAATACGCCTCCGATCTTCAAGATGCCACCAGCAATGCGGCTGCACCACCGCAACCTAGCCAGTCGCAAGCTCAACCGGTCTTAGGTGAAGGTCCCGCTCCTAAAAAACGTAAGATTGCAAATGGAGGAGATTCTATACGCTCTTCATCTGCTCTGGCTGGGATGACCCAGGATGCAGACCTGCAGATTTACGTCCAGGACATGTCTTTCGCTGTGCCCCAGCGTAAGAAATTACAATTAGAGATCACGCGTGCGCCAGGCAATGTCGAGTACCTTAGGGCGAGAAATCAAGCCTTGAATATGATAGAATTTGGGGTGCCTTTTCCAAAGATTCGtgagtttctttttttttcctctgcTGTCGGGCCCTGTCGTTTCGCAACCTGGCGCTGACGCCCTACATCTAGAGCATGTTCTGTGTCTTCCGGTGCCAGAAAAATCTCAGAAGCAATTCAATTTTTGCATAATACCCGAGGGAAACGACGGAATATCAGCGGCTAAACCTGGAGAGCCGGTCTACGAAACTATCGTTTGGACTGTCCCCGATGGCCCACCCCGGACGGCATTCTTGGGATCAGGTACACCTGCTATGGAAGGTGCTAGTTTGGCTGAGACATATCAGGGCTATCTTCACAGTATTCTGGACGAGAAGTTGAAGCATACAAGAGTTATTTGCCCGGATGAAAAAGAGTTTGTGAGTGCTATCCCAGAGCCTCATCGAAAAGGGGAGAAGGCCTTTCATGTCAAGGCATTCCGTGGAAGTAAGGAAGGTCAGCATAGCTCCGCCCTACCTTATATAGACTTAGCTAACCTCCGGTACAGGATATATGTTCCTCCTATCTACGGGCATATTCTTTGGCTTCAAGAAGCCCCTCATCTTTTTCGCTTTCGACAATATTGAATCGATTTCATACACTTCTGTCCTTCAAAGAACTTTCAACCTCAACATCCTGACTCGTTCCTCAACCAATCCTGACCATATGCAAGAGTTCGAGCTCTCCATGATCGACCAGGCGGACTATCCAGGTATCGACGCCTATGTCAAGAAGCACCGTCTCCAGGATGCTAGCCTAGCGGAAGCTCGACGTGCCAAAAGTCTTAATATTAATGGTGAGAAGGGTGAAAACCAGGAAGCCCATGCTGAAGGGACTGAATCCGAATTACTCAAGGCCCAGCGGGAGCTTGAAGATcaggaagatgaagaggaggaggactATGATCCTGGAAGCGATGGAGATAGTGATGGTAGTGGGACCAGTagtgaagaagaggatgatcATTACGGTGATGAAGATCATGGCGAAGGAAGGAACTTGGTCAAGGAGGAGTTGGGAAGTGAAGCGGAGGATGTGGAGGTTTGATTTCCCCTCATATTCATACCcatttgcaatctcttttATTCTTCCTGGATCATGGGGAAAATCAAGGCCTTGGTATATAGTTAAAGAATTTGGTTTTACTTCTTTGGCGCCTCTGGTTGTGATTTGAATGACATTACTCAATAGGGATGCAATAGATCCGAAACCAACTTACATGTTTCCCGGTACTCTTGTGGGGTTGAGCTCATGGCATTGTTCGGTGAAAGGTTGGGAGTGGGATGACCAATTGAGGAGACTGTTACCCATCAAAGCTGGTGAGGTTTTCCGACAGCACCTCTTGAATTGGCGTTGAACATCAACGCCAGATGAGGGTGAGGTGGTGACGGATTGAGCTGAGATATGAGTAAATTCCATGCTTGACAATTGGGTGCATGCTATGGGTGCTATCTTCATGCTTACATGGAGCTACTTTAGACACATTCTTCCAATAGTCATACTTGGCCATAACCATATGGCAAAGCATGACCGCTCTACTCATCAAACGAAGCTCTCCAAGATTTATCATGAGGATAGCCGATATCATCTATTATGCTGATTTTTTGAAGCTGGCGCTGCGAACATCACACTCGAGTAAATATCAAAAGCGGACGCATTTTGTTCATGTATGTATGCACTCCGTAAACACTGCATACATATGCATGGGCCTTTCCACTGGCCCGATTGGCCTTGTCGTGAAGGGGTTTCTTGCAGCGCATAATGCGGACAATTGGTTTCGCCCATACTCTGTAGGAAGTATAGCCCCTTCAATCACTCGTAGCGAATTATTTGAATCTCCCAGTCGGCAATAGGTAACAATCATTCATATCACAACGAGACTTCTTCTCCAGCATATATCCGATCATTTGCAGAAGATGAGTGTGGAACCACGGATTATCATTACAATGCTTGAATGCCTGTCAACCCGGAGGGCCGGGGGCATTTGGGAGTTGTCCAAAAGCCCCGCTATCAGCAATTGATTGAGACCGCCTTTCCGATACCAGCCAGGGCCATAAGGCAAAATTTAGACCGATGGGCTAGCAGTCAAAGCGTGAGACTCCGATTGACGAGTCTGTGCGGGGAAACAATAGCGTTCACGTCAAGTAAGACCATCTGGGACACACCTGACCTGCTGCCAGGCCATGTAAACCGCAGTCGTCCGGCAATATTTCAGCTGCACAGGAATCAGCATACCGAAGGCAGGTTTGGAGTTGACGGTGATATGCTTAGCTAAGACGGCGGTTGGATGAAACGGGGAGTGGCTTAGAAAGAGCAGGCGCCCCATTTTCGTAACAGCGTCACATACAGGTATTCACGTTGCAGTTACGGGTATTTTACGCAGTTGCACCGTGGCGGGCAGCGTAATGCAGGTGGAATTTCCGCGCCAGAACTGATCCCACTGTGTGAGAAAAATGGTCCACGTCTCTTTCTGGGGGACGAACTCCAGCTTTCTCTCCAACCAGCCTCTCTCACCTCTGCTCTGGCACATCAGAGTTACCCGCCTGCAGAAGTGATCTCGGTGCAGCTTGTCTTTGAGATCCCTCCGTCATTGACTGCGACCGTCTCATTTCTCCTCCCTCTCTTATCTATCCCCTCTTCACCTACTCGGTTCTCCACGATTCGCACACCCTTGACCAGTCCCTTTTTCCTGGCGCTCTGGCTCACCTCCTTCCTGCCCCCCCAACCCTCGACGTCGTCTCTTTATCACCACGCTTCTCGAAGCCATCAAAGCCAATTCTCTCCTTTTATCTAGTCGATTTTTGATTCTCTTCGGTTTACTAATTGGAGCGGCGCGTTGGTTTACTATTATCGGCGTTTTGTACAGCGATTACCTCGATTTATGATATGTTTTCTCCGTGAATACCTCAGAGTAAGCGGCCTCCCTTTTCACTGAGTCCTTGTTGGACGCACTCGGACACAgtctttttcctttctttccttcctgAGGGCAGAAGTTGACCCGACTCTTTCGCAGAAAAGCAtccatatttttttttttttttttttttttttttttacgtTCACTCTGGGCCCACGTCCGTGCTCGCCTCGTTCCATTCCATCCATCACACCTCGTATTACTACTCTATCCCAATCATTGTAAAACAACAGTGTTTTGCTGGTACGATAGGCGACAGAGATGACATCTTCGTCCTCGAACGTTGTTGGGGTTCACTACCGGGTGGGAAAGAAAATCGGTGAAGGCTCCTTCGGTGTTATCTTTGAAGGAACAAACCTTTTGAACAATCAGCAGGTTGCAATCAAATTCGTAGGTGCCAATCGATAAACCCAAACCATGTTAGAATGCGGACGGACTAACTAACAGTGCGCTAGGAACCGCGGAAGAGTGATGCTCCTCAACTCCGAGATGAATATCGCACCTACAAGATCCTCGTTGGATGCCGTGAGTCAACCCGCATCAATACATCGTATCGTTatcatttttttttctcttttttagCTAACTTAATATAGCTGGCATACCTAATGTCTACTATTTTGGGCAGGAGGGTCTCCACAACATTCTCGTTATTGATCTCTTAGGTCCAAGTCTAGAAGATCTTTTCGATCATTGCAACCGAAGGTTCACTATAAAAACAGTTGTAATGGTTGCAAAACAAATGGTATGGTTGTCTCGTGAGTACACATCTATCCACTGCTAACTTGGCGATCAGTTATCGAGGGTCCAAACAATCCACGAGAAAAATCTTATTTACAGAGACATCAAACCGGACAACTTCCTAATTGGGAGACCTGGCTCCAAGGCAGCCAATGTGATCCATGTCGTCGACTTTGGAATGGCAAAACAGTACAGGGACCCAAAAACAAAGCAGCATATTCCCTACCGAGAACGCAAATCTCTATCGGGAACTGCACGTTACATGAGTATCAACACGCATCTTGGTAGGGAACAGTCACGCCGAGATGACCTTGAAGCCCTAGGCCATGTGTTCATGTACTTCCTTAGAGGTGGTTTGCCATGGCAAGGCTTGAAAGCTGCCACTAATAAGCAAAAGTACGAAAAAATTGGCGAAAAGAAACAGACAACTGCCGTCAAGGATCTCTGTGATGGATATCCAGGTACTTATCTCATTGGTTGAAAAAGCATTTAAACATTCTAACATGGTTTATAGAGGAGTTCAACAAGTACCTTACCTATGTTCGAAACCTCGGTTTCGAAGATACTCCTGATTACGATTATTTGCGCGATCTCTTCACTCAAGCATTGAAGAATACAGGGGAAGTGGAAGATGGGGAGTATGACTGGATGAAGCTGAACGGAGGTCGAGGTTGGGAAGCCTCTAAGTCTTACCCTGCCCAACACCACTTGCACACCGGCAATGCAATGCCGAATTCATCTGCTCGGGAAATTCATGGTGCTTCAGCGGCAAGAGGCCCTCATCCTCAAAGACCCGGAATTACCGCTGACCGTTTAAACGCCGCGCAGCCCCCGCCCCCATCTCCTGCGAAACCAGGAGCTGGGAAACCAGCGCGAGAGCGGCCAAACGCATCAGGCGGGCCGCAAGTCAAGCGTCAAAACGGAGCGGCGGGGGGACTCGATGCAACTGCAGCAGCTTCAACGCAGGCTCAGTTTCAGAATTCAAATGCACATCTCCCGGGCCGGATCAGCAACCCGGTCAATAGCACGATGAACAATCCCCAGGCTCAACCAGCGCGGAGAACCCCTGAACCTGAGCCTACCTTTGTGCAGAAAGTGATGAAAGCATTGTGTTGTGGTGAGTCTGACATTGGCTGATTCCTTATGTACCACTGCTCACGGTCATCTAGGTTGAATTTCCAGCCCATCTAACAAAATAATCCTGATTCGACAACATGTTACTGTGGGAGTTGATCGAAAGGCTCCTTATCCCATACATCTATGGAGCCTTTTCCTCTTTCgcttgtttctttttttttccgcgGGAACACGTTTTAACGACACGGCCGACGACGGATTCAAAATCTCAGTTCACCTTTTTAATTTCTGGAGCGCTTTTCTTTCTCGTATTACTTATATTAATATCTCGACCTCCGTTACGAACATCTTGGAGGGATAATACCTGAACTCTCGGCATGATTACCTAGAGTGTCTATCTCGTCCCCCGTCCATTCCAAATCGATTCAACCCCGGTTACTCTCCGCGCAGTTACGCGATACAAATTCTTCTCAACCTCTCTCCCAGCTTTTCATGTTTTCCCTTTGGCGTAaaacttgaatatcttcagCCTGTCTTTGTCTGAGCGTCTCTCAGTTTTCGGAATAGACTATCGCCCAAGATTCCGACCAGAAAATGAGTCATGCGGCCCTGTACCTTGCATATTCCGTTATTTCGGCGATATACACATATTCGCATGAGTTGCTGGAAAGTGCAGAGGCATTTTTAGCTGGTGGACAAGGCGATGGTTCCATTTTACCGGCGAATTCTATCCCTCGTGTGCCATTCTCTCAAAGGTCGGGTTGAGAAGTCGAGAACGATATCATATGGGAGGGTGATAGTAATGAACTGATTTATCAAGAGTCCAATGTCATGCATCGTTCACTTTGTGTTTCCATACCCGCGCCTGACTCTAGcagttttttctttttgactttttcctttttcttgttttgtttcATTTGTTCTATTGGCGTCGTGCTGGGTTGCCACCGTATATCTGTTGTTTGTTCCTCTTTCAACTCTCCATGTAAGTCTTTTTTGGCCTTTTGATTGATGAAGTATCTCCGAGTAGAATATTGTACGTAGAGCAGCGGACCTCAGTGAGCGAAGTACTTCTAGCAAACTTACCCGGTTAATATTGTCCAATATATTCAATAACAGGAGATTCCCAGGCTTAAGGTATCATGCTTTTGTGTCTTATGTCGCACTACTCTTTCTATGTTTTTCTAGCCGACATATCCTACTCAAAGTTCCTAGGGAACAATCAGGTGGTTTGTCTTTATCTGTATTGACCCATTTCCTGAATATGCAACTGTTTTACGTGTGACTGATTCTGCTCCACTTTCTTTTTATAAGACACACTAGCTTGTGTTTCTGAAATGCGCCTGTTTGCTACATTACCACATCAAGGCTAAGGTACTGACAAGCACCCAAAGCCAATTTATCAGTACGAGCCCAAATTTGAGATGTTGTATTCCTGCTCTGTGGCCCCGCAAACCAAGACTTGTCTGTGAACACCAGCAATAGGGAGGGTTGACGCTTAGGCCTCGGTTCCTCTTAATGCCCAATGAATGCCCATGTCAACCGGAAAATGCAACTCGAGAGCGATTTCGGTaatactcttattttacAACCGTCCCGACCTAGGTGCCAATTATGGACAAAAATTGGCTTCTTGGTCACACTGCGATCCGTTAACAAGGCCCAAAAGGACAAAGGAAAGCTGATACAGTGGCCGATTCACTCCAGATCTTGTGTAATGGGAAAGGAGACGTGGGGGTTAGCTACCAATGTTTCGTCCTCTGGtcttatacggagtagatgaGGAGCATTTTGCGACAGCAAGCGCAATAAGCGGGAACAACTAGTTCCTGCGGATCCCCAAGTTAACAGTTGATAGCACGCCGGTCCCGCTTTCTCGGCCTAAGTAGACAAGGCACCGGTGATCGCAAGTGGATGAAGTATGATCCACGCTGAAAATGCTGTCGCATTTTGCGTCTTTCTTATTGGGTTAAAAAACGGCGGTCTGTCTTCATCACCACGAGTGCAGGAAAGGTCAAAGCCTGATCTTGGAAGTGAAACTCAGACCGCTTTTTCTTAGTGATACCCCAAGGGTCCAGCACATATCTGTCTAAGAGAGATAGCTAGGTTTGGTTGCTGAGATATCTGGAGATACGAAAACATCGTTCTGTTGGCAGATTGACCGTGAGAGCACCCCCATATAAGTTCAAGCACCGGTGGAGGAGGTTGTTGCCCAAAGGACACTGTGTGACATTCAATGACACTCACAGCCAGCTCGCAGAGACTGTTcacatcatcttcatcctcgtcTTATCAAGGAATGGAGTTGGTCTCGTCGTTGGACCACTTTCACGTGAGAGGCCGGCCGGCAAGGTCAATATTTTAGCCGCGGGCGACAATCAACATTCAACTTGTCCCCATCTCTCAAGGGAATTAGGGTTGTGTCAACTTCCAAGGGCAGACAAGGCTGTCAGCCTGTCTTTCCCCGAAGGATACCCATGCAATGCTATTCCAGGGGGCTTGTCCGGCCGTTAAACTTTGTTTTCTCCTCTGGTGAGGTGGTATTGTACAGTTCCCGGCAACAATGTCCCTATCACCAATATCAAtgcaaagggaaaaaaaggaaagcgGGGTAGATCTCATGTGCATGGTCCAGGTAGTCACAAAGAGGTGCAAGGGATGTGTCCAGGTGCATCATCCAGCCCAGTTAAAGCAAAGTGACTAACCACTTGCAACTTGCAGTGAACTGGTGTGCTGTATATGCTACCATGCACCAGCTTGCGTGCTTAGTTGGCTACCGAGGTAAGTATGTAGTTTATTCTCTACTACAGAGTAGTCATAAGGGACATATCACtaatactctgtactctaTAGGGGATTAACTGATGACGAAGTGCTTGGCCCATTGTGCCTTTCAGCTACTCATGCCCTCGCTGCCACGGAGAACATGAATAAGATAAGCaaagagaagagaggaagGAAGAAATAGAGCTGGATGGTGTGAGACCAACTGTCGCAGTCGTTAAACTTCTTGCCTTGGGTTCTCTGGCATATGGCAATGTGTCACAAAAGTGGTGATCGATGCCCACTGGACCATAAGCTCATTTCTATATTTTATAGCTGGAATTCTATTAACTGTGAGGTGACAGCGTCGCTGCTATGATTATACTATGAGTGCAAAGGTTGTGACCTGGATATCCCCATCCTCGACTTGGTTGCCAATTCTTTCTTGGAGGAGTGAGGAGTATGTATTTTACTTCAACTCTTGAATTCCTGGGTACACTCTGACTGGAAACTAGGCCACGTTTATATGGACATGTAACCTCAACAATGAATACTCAGTGCTATTTTCTGGTGTATATCCAAAACCTTTAGGTGCTTCACATGCGCAGCTAACACATGGTGACCCAGAGCTCAGGAACGCCCCCATTTTGAAGGATTGTTTGAGCATTGTTCAGATTGATTTTAGTTGAACCAATATCTATGGCGAGCACTGAACCAAGAATAGAGAGAACCCTTTTTGGACAAGCGAAGAAAGAGAGGCGCAAACAAGCATACATATTCTGTGGCACATGATCGATCCTCATCCGACATCCTATTGCCTAACGGTGGACTTCAGACCCAGGCACCTAAAAATGCGGTAGCATGAAGTGAGAATTGGCTTGTCACAccaggaataagaagagcGGAAAGGATAACTCCATCTTTTGGCTACTTTGGTATATCTTTACAATACCCGCCTGTGACAGACAGGATTGCTAGTTGCGTGAAGGGGAGTACATATGTTTATGAGTACTGTGGTGCAATTCTTTGTCTCCGTCAAGCTATTGATCAAGCTGGCAAAGCTTGTCGGTCAAACATTCATAGAAGAGGCACTGGAGCACAGCAGTTCAACCCTCAAGCAAAATCATCTTGGTCCTACCCATAACTTCAAATATTAGCAATAACTGGCAGTATCATTCTATCAAATAGCATGCATGACCTTTTGAACACCACTTCAAATTATTAGCTCCAATACGGTACAGAATATCGAAAGCGAACATGAAAGAGTTCTTGACAAGGCTTGAGATTGTCGGCGGTCGCAGGGACTAGTGCCTTGAATAGCTGAAAATTGACTCAATTAATCCTACCCATCTCATGTTTCCATTCATTCTCTGTGCATTGGCCTGAAAGCTGGCGCAGATATGAGTTATTTGGTGGATGTCCCTGGTCCATCTGTGCTAATCTACAAAGGGTTTGGTGGATTTCTGCGTAGTTGGATTGTGTCTCTGACCTGCTCCGTACGCATCCGCGCACAGGTCGAGTAACTGGGGGCAATCTCAGTCCTCCATTTCGTCTGCCCGTTCTTTTGTTAGTTTTATTGAGGCAGCGGCCAGCTGTCCAATTCTATTCCCGCCATGGCACTGCTAACAGTAGCCATTAGACCAGGCCAAGATACCCTTCACACCTTCGATTCCCTCCGGGATCCTTCGTGTAGTCGAAGTTGTTCTTGCCTGCTACCTTGACAGGGTTCCTGGGTGGAGATAAGGACAATGTCACTTTGTAAACTTGGAATACGGTCCAGAAAACACAAGGCTCAGCTCTGGTCTCTGGCCAGGACATACAGCAGACGAGTACGACAAACGTCGGCTCCGGGAGCCTGGCCG includes:
- a CDS encoding uncharacterized protein (EggNog:ENOG410PH94~COG:B~BUSCO:9137at33183), with translation MGFVSVNNSQIINKAFGPNQPLQQRIYQALAASPDLRPLFEDIAKYASDLQDATSNAAAPPQPSQSQAQPVLGEGPAPKKRKIANGGDSIRSSSALAGMTQDADLQIYVQDMSFAVPQRKKLQLEITRAPGNVEYLRARNQALNMIEFGVPFPKIQHVLCLPVPEKSQKQFNFCIIPEGNDGISAAKPGEPVYETIVWTVPDGPPRTAFLGSGTPAMEGASLAETYQGYLHSILDEKLKHTRVICPDEKEFVSAIPEPHRKGEKAFHVKAFRGSKEGYMFLLSTGIFFGFKKPLIFFAFDNIESISYTSVLQRTFNLNILTRSSTNPDHMQEFELSMIDQADYPGIDAYVKKHRLQDASLAEARRAKSLNINGEKGENQEAHAEGTESELLKAQRELEDQEDEEEEDYDPGSDGDSDGSGTSSEEEDDHYGDEDHGEGRNLVKEELGSEAEDVEV
- the YCK1 gene encoding casein kinase I (EggNog:ENOG410PFDM~COG:T~BUSCO:6012at33183); its protein translation is MTSSSSNVVGVHYRVGKKIGEGSFGVIFEGTNLLNNQQVAIKFEPRKSDAPQLRDEYRTYKILVGCPGIPNVYYFGQEGLHNILVIDLLGPSLEDLFDHCNRRFTIKTVVMVAKQMLSRVQTIHEKNLIYRDIKPDNFLIGRPGSKAANVIHVVDFGMAKQYRDPKTKQHIPYRERKSLSGTARYMSINTHLGREQSRRDDLEALGHVFMYFLRGGLPWQGLKAATNKQKYEKIGEKKQTTAVKDLCDGYPEEFNKYLTYVRNLGFEDTPDYDYLRDLFTQALKNTGEVEDGEYDWMKLNGGRGWEASKSYPAQHHLHTGNAMPNSSAREIHGASAARGPHPQRPGITADRLNAAQPPPPSPAKPGAGKPARERPNASGGPQVKRQNGAAGGLDATAAASTQAQFQNSNAHLPGRISNPVNSTMNNPQAQPARRTPEPEPTFVQKVMKALCCG
- a CDS encoding mitochondrial 54S ribosomal protein uL24m (EggNog:ENOG410PPQ3~COG:S~BUSCO:10519at33183), which gives rise to MQKVIRRTVLASNQAKRKARIEAAKDRHEQIKSIFREKVALQRSLLDEAAEERRNRREDWMRGPLAPKRDFGDRNGLYGTISTNRLRMPRVLEEQRIKYMTIAPGDRVCMVRGRDRGKIGKVLNVDAESETVTIEGINIYDVEFPSFALAGDSDKRPFRPYPVPVPINDVRLVVPLEDPTTGQVKDVVVKNAYGGAPFLDRPYGSNTPKHTRYISGLNVEIPWPETEIPEYKDEPNDTLRIEVEAKTYVPSLQSFPMPETLIDELRNKYSKYRTRHDPEYVAKKQEADVYQEWLKTRTMLTPKTQYLQKKVEKRIKERELTKNEDGNYTLSKDTANFIEKFMASKLQGAATNASPSA